In Mustelus asterias chromosome 30, sMusAst1.hap1.1, whole genome shotgun sequence, a genomic segment contains:
- the LOC144480800 gene encoding uncharacterized protein LOC144480800: MESKSTVHNGEKVFTCSVCGRGFSRSSNLSKHKCCPTGEKPWKCGDCGKGFDYPSELHIHLRSHTGERPFTCSVCQKGFTKSSHLLRHQRVHTGERPFTCSVCGKDFTNSSHLLSHLRIHSEERPFQCSDCEKNYQRKNDLLNHKRTHTGERLFPCSVCGKGFTCSFDLLTHQLVHTDKRLFKCPDCEKYFKSQTDLLMHQLTHTRERPFTCFFCGKGFTWMSNLLNHQRSHTGERPFICSVCGKGFTQSSTLLTHQQVHTGERPFPCSVCGKRFSRSSTQLRHQRVHK, translated from the coding sequence ATGGAatcaaaaagcaccgttcacaatggggagaaggtgtttacatgttctgtgtgtggacgaggtttCAGTCGCTCATCAAACCTGTCAAAACACAAGTGTTGtcccactggggagaaaccgtggaaatgtggagactgtgggaagggatttgattaccCATCTGAGTTACATATTCATCttcgcagtcacactggggagaggccattcacttgctctgtgtgtcagAAAGGATTCACTAAATCATCCCACCTTCTaagacaccagcgtgttcacactggggagagaccattcacctgctccgtctgtGGGAAAGACTTCACAAACTCATCCCACCTCCTGTCACACCTTCGAatccacagtgaggagagacctttccaatgttctgactgtgagaaaaaCTATCAAAGGAAAAATGATCTGTTGAACCataaacgcactcacactggggagagactgttcccctgctccgtgtgtgggaagggatttacctgTTCATTCGACCtactgacacaccaacttgttcatacTGATAAGAGACTGTTTAAATGTCCTGACTGTGAGAAGTACTTTAAAAGCCAGACAGATCTGCTGATGCACCAACtcactcacaccagggagagacccttcacctgctTTTTCTGTGGGAAAGGCTTCACTTGGATGTCCAACCTACTTAATCACCAGcggagtcacactggggagaggccgttcatctgctcagtgtgtgggaagggattcactcagtcgtccaccctgctgacacaccagcaagttcacaccggggagaggccatttccttgctcagtgtgtggaaagagattcagtcGTTCATCCACACagctgaggcaccagcgagttcacaagtaa